The Sulfurimonas sp. HSL-1716 sequence AACAGCGGCTCCGTCTCGCCAAAAGACGCACTCACCGCAGCGGTCAAAAAAGGCATAAAAATATACACCGTCGGCATCGGCAAAAAAGGAGAGTTCGACAAAGATCTTTTACAGCTCATCGCAGAAAAATCTCATGCAAAGATGTTCAGCGCGGCAGATTCGGTTTCGCTTCAAAAGATCTATGACGAGATCGACAGACTCGAACCGAGCCGCATACGCTCAGAGAATTATCTATACAAACACGCTTTATATCTTTATCCGCTTCTTCTTGCCTCTGTTTTACTGCTTGGCATGCTTTTAAGAAGGCAGGCATCATGAGTTTTCTTTATCCTTGGGTATACGTTGCGCTTATTCCGATCTATCTTCTTTATAAAAAAAGTCTCAATAACTCATATGAGGCTCATTTCTTTGAAGAAAAAAAGACTCAAAAAAGACAGATAAAGTATCTCTACCTCGCATTGGTGCTTATGCTCGCCGCCCTCTCCCGCCCCGTCATAGAAAACTCGTTTACGGACGAGAAATCTGACGCTCAGGAGTACATAATTGCCATCGATGCGTCATACTCTATGCAGGCAGATGATATAAAACCATCCCGCTACGAAGCCGCTAAAGAGGTGATAAAGCAACTGTTCGCACTGCATCCAAAAGACAGGTTCACGATCTTCGCATTTACTTCCAACACGCTGCTTATCTCGCCTCCCACAACAGACAGTGCCATCAGCATTAACGCACTCGACGCGCTCAACCCTTCGTTCATACTTACAAAAAGCACCGATCTCAAACAGATGTTTCAGACAATAGCAAAAGTATCGCGCGCGAAGAAAAAGCTCATCGTCTTCAGCGACGGCGGCGACGAAAAAGATTTGAAAATACTCACAAACATCTGCAAAAAAAGCTCCATTATCCCTTACATCGTAGCGTCCGCATCGAAAAACGGAACTGCCCTTAAAAAAGACGGCAGATACATAAAAGACCAGTACAGCTCACTTGTCATCTCGCGCATTAATCCTATACTCGAAGAACTGGCGGCAAAAAGCGGCGGTAAATATTACGAGCTTGGCTCATCGGGCGTTGTCCAAGAACTCTCAGACGATATATCTTCACGCCAAAAAAGCTCGATGAACGAAACCGTGAAAGTAAAAAGCTACAAAGAACTTTTTTATATCCCCCTTCTTTTGGCGGTGCTGTTTTTCTTTGCCGGCGTTACGAAAATCCATCAGCTTTACGTATTTGTACCTTTGCTGCTGCTACCCGATCTCTCTCATGCCGGAGTACTGGATTTTTATCACCTAAAAAAAGCGGATGAGAGCTTTAAACGGCAGAAATATCTCGATTCGGCAAAAGAGTTCGAGAAAGTGACTCCAAGCGTAAAAAGCTACTATAATACGGCAACGGCATATTATAAAGCGGGACATTATAAAAAAGCGCTGCAATATTTCGATATGATACAAACGACCTCCAAAGAGATCAAACAAAAGATACTCTACGATATGGCAGGGTGCGCGGTAAAGCTCAAAAAATACGACAGAGCCGAAATCTATTACCAGCAGGCTTTGGCTCTTGGAAAAGACGAAGACGCTCTTTACAATCTCACGCTCCTGCAAAAGCTCAACCTCAAAACTGGCGTGAACATATCCGATATGCTTCCGCCGAAAAATGCGCAGACAAAAAAGAACAGCACCAAAAAAACAGGCAGTAAAAAGGATGAAAACAAAGAGGGCGGCGGTAAAAGCAACTCGAATCAGCAGGCAGATCAGAGCAGCGAGGGTGCAGGCGACGCAAAAAAAGGCGATATGAAAAAAGCCGAGAAAAGTGAAGTAAAACAGATCCAAAAGAACAAATACAAGATGGGGTACCGCTCCTACGAAATGATAAACAAAGGATATACGGATGAAAAAGAACCTTGGTAAGATAGTAGTTCTGTTACTTTTTGCAATTGCCCTGTCGGCACGCTCTGACCTTGCCGATTACGGTTTTCATATCGACAAGAAAACGATCTATACAAAAGAGGCGGTAGAAGTGACTTTCACCGCAACGCAAAAAGATCAAAAAGACGCGATGTTCTTCATTCTCAATCCAAAACCGAGCTCAAAATATAAGATAGAACTTTTGACCCAAGAAAGCAAAAAACTCTCTTATCATAACTACGCGGCGACTTTCAGGTTTGTGGTGTTTCCTCTTGTTAGCGGAGACATCGACGTTGATTTTGATTTTATCATCAAGGTGGCGAGCGACGATGTCATGGCACAGATATATACGGGAGATTACTCCAGGGTCAAATGGGTCGAGATGCCGAGTATTCCGGTAAAAATACCGCCGCTTCGCCTGCATGTAAAACCTTTAAAAGAGAAAGTTGATCTCGTGGGAGATTTTAAAATCGATTCGCACCTGCAGGCTTCACAGACAAATCAATACGGCGCAGCAAATATATCCTACGTGCTAAGCGGCACCGGTTATGTCAATGACGACTTGAAACTGCTTGAAAATGTCTCCGGCGCGACTATTTTTTCGGATATCAAAGACGAAATATCCAAATACACCGCACAAGGACTAAAAATCAAACGCGATTTTTCTTATGCCCTTATCGCTCAAAAAGATTTTGTTATCCCTGCACTCACACTTAAAGCATATTCGCCTACAAAAAATAAATATTATACGCTAAGCACCCAGGCTTACCCCATAAAGATCACGTCCATAAACCCCGATACACTTGTAGACGATAAAGATTTCCCAAAAGAAAACGGGTACGACCTTAGCACATTGAAAAATATCTTCATCGCAATCATCATCTTTCTGGCAGGATTCATTACGGCTAGACTCAGTTCAGAATTCAAATTTAAGAAAGTGACGAAAAAGCACCGCTTTAGAGATATAAAAGATGCAAAAAGTCCAAAAGAGCTTATTATCGTTTTACTGCAGAACTATAAAAATAGAGATATACAGGAGTATATAAACGAACTCGAACGCTTGGAGTAC is a genomic window containing:
- a CDS encoding VWA domain-containing protein; this translates as MSFLYPWVYVALIPIYLLYKKSLNNSYEAHFFEEKKTQKRQIKYLYLALVLMLAALSRPVIENSFTDEKSDAQEYIIAIDASYSMQADDIKPSRYEAAKEVIKQLFALHPKDRFTIFAFTSNTLLISPPTTDSAISINALDALNPSFILTKSTDLKQMFQTIAKVSRAKKKLIVFSDGGDEKDLKILTNICKKSSIIPYIVASASKNGTALKKDGRYIKDQYSSLVISRINPILEELAAKSGGKYYELGSSGVVQELSDDISSRQKSSMNETVKVKSYKELFYIPLLLAVLFFFAGVTKIHQLYVFVPLLLLPDLSHAGVLDFYHLKKADESFKRQKYLDSAKEFEKVTPSVKSYYNTATAYYKAGHYKKALQYFDMIQTTSKEIKQKILYDMAGCAVKLKKYDRAEIYYQQALALGKDEDALYNLTLLQKLNLKTGVNISDMLPPKNAQTKKNSTKKTGSKKDENKEGGGKSNSNQQADQSSEGAGDAKKGDMKKAEKSEVKQIQKNKYKMGYRSYEMINKGYTDEKEPW